In the genome of Nitrospirota bacterium, one region contains:
- a CDS encoding Dam family site-specific DNA-(adenine-N6)-methyltransferase: MRIIIPPIKSQGIKTKLVPWIRALVPSVTGRWIEPFIGTGVVAVNSGFRQALLSDTNPHIIRFYGDIQKGKIMPSAVRKYLETEGEKLQKAGSNGYDHFNFIRDRFNREHDPLDFLFLTRAGFNGMMRFNKKGGWNIPFCQKPKRFSKAYITKIVNQVHDVACLIQPEWIFLNKSFQEVILEATENDIIYCDPPYAGRYVDYYNGWTEDDEGRLFELLSSTKARFILSTWHHNDYRENEMVHKYWRRFNIVTKDHFYHSGGKIENRRSIVEALVYNFPASIKRHNHDIEPKAEQLVLCEERERYITQQLNRVDVI, encoded by the coding sequence ATGCGTATAATTATTCCTCCAATTAAGAGTCAAGGCATCAAAACGAAACTTGTACCGTGGATTCGGGCATTGGTGCCATCTGTTACCGGTCGCTGGATAGAGCCTTTTATTGGAACAGGTGTTGTAGCCGTTAACTCCGGGTTCCGACAAGCATTACTTAGTGATACCAATCCACACATTATTAGATTCTATGGAGATATTCAGAAAGGCAAAATAATGCCATCGGCTGTTAGAAAATATTTAGAAACAGAAGGCGAAAAACTTCAGAAGGCTGGAAGTAATGGTTACGACCACTTTAACTTTATTAGAGATCGCTTCAACAGAGAACATGATCCTCTGGATTTTTTATTTTTAACCAGGGCTGGCTTTAATGGCATGATGCGCTTCAATAAAAAAGGTGGGTGGAACATCCCTTTTTGTCAAAAGCCAAAACGTTTTAGTAAGGCGTACATAACTAAGATAGTTAACCAAGTGCATGATGTCGCATGTCTCATTCAACCGGAATGGATATTTCTTAATAAATCTTTTCAAGAAGTGATTTTAGAAGCAACAGAAAATGATATTATTTACTGCGACCCTCCATACGCAGGCCGTTACGTTGATTACTATAACGGCTGGACAGAAGATGATGAAGGTCGTTTATTTGAACTTTTATCGTCCACAAAAGCGCGTTTTATCCTGTCTACATGGCATCATAATGATTACCGCGAAAATGAAATGGTGCATAAGTATTGGCGGCGCTTTAATATCGTTACAAAAGATCATTTTTATCATTCAGGCGGCAAAATAGAGAACAGGCGGTCAATTGTCGAGGCGTTAGTTTATAACTTTCCTGCAAGTATAAAAAGGCACAATCATGACATTGAACCGAAA